From Orcinus orca chromosome 3, mOrcOrc1.1, whole genome shotgun sequence, a single genomic window includes:
- the FBXL7 gene encoding F-box/LRR-repeat protein 7, giving the protein MGANNGKQYGSEGKGSSSISSDVSSSTDHTPTQAQKNVATSEDSDLSMRTLSTPSPALICPPNLPGFQNGRGSSTSSSSVTGETVAMVHSPPPTRLTHPLIRLASRPPKEQASIERLPDHAMVQIFSFLPTNQLCRCARVCRRWYNLAWDPRLWRTIRLTGETVNVDRALKVLTRRLCQDTPNVCLMLETVSVSGCRRLTDRGLYTIAQRCPELRRLEVSGCYNISNEAVFDVVSLCPNLEHLDVSGCSKVTCISLTREASIKLSPLHGKQISIRYLDMTDCFVLEDEGLHTIAAHCTQLTHLYLRRCVRLTDEGLRYLMIYCASIKELSVSDCRFVSDFGLREIAKLESRLRYLSIAHCGRVTDVGIRYVAKYCGKLRYLNARGCEGITDHGVEYLAKNCAKLKSLDIGKCPLVSDTGLECLALNCFNLKRLSLKSCESITGQGLQIVAANCFDLQMLNVQDCEVSVEALRFVKRHCKRCVIEHTNPAFF; this is encoded by the exons ACTCCGACCTGAGCATGCGCACACTGAGcacgcccagcccagccctgataTGTCCACCCAACCTGCCGGGATTTCAGAATGGAAGGGGCTCGTCCACCTCCTCGTCCTCCGTCACCGGGGAGACGGTGGCCATGGTCCACTCCCCGCCCCCGACCCGTCTCACCCACCCGCTCATCCGGCTCGCCTCCCGGCCCCCGAAGGAGCAGGCCAGCATCGAACGGCTCCCGGACCACGCCATGGTGCAGATCTTCTCCTTCCTGCCCACCAACCAGCTGTGCCGCTGCGCCCGCGTGTGCCGCCGCTGGTACAACCTGGCCTGGGACCCGCGCCTCTGGAGGACTATCCGCCTGACGGGCGAGACCGTCAACGTGGACCGCGCCCTCAAGGTGCTGACCCGCAGGCTCTGTCAGGACACACCCAACGTCTGTCTCATGCTGGAAACCGTAAGTGTCAGTGGCTGCAGGCGGCTCACGGACCGAGGTCTTTACACCATTGCCCAGCGCTGCCCGGAGCTCCGGCGGCTGGAAGTCTCGGGCTGCTACAATATCTCCAACGAGGCAGTCTTCGATGTGGTGTCCCTCTGTCCCAATCTGGAGCATCTGGATGTGTCAG GGTGCTCCAAAGTGACCTGCATCAGCTTGACCCGGGAGGCCTCCATTAAACTGTCCCCCTTGCATGGCAAACAGATCTCCATCCGCTACCTGGACATGACGGACTGCTTCGTGCTGGAGGACGAAGGCCTGCACACCATCGCGGCGCACTGCACGCAGCTGACCCACCTGTACCTGCGCCGCTGCGTCCGCCTCACGGACGAGGGCCTCCGCTACCTGATGATCTACTGCGCTTCCATCAAGGAGCTGAGCGTGAGCGACTGCCGCTTCGTCAGCGACTTCGGCCTGCGAGAGATCGCCAAGCTGGAGTCCCGCCTGCGGTACCTCAGCATCGCCCACTGCGGCCGCGTCACCGACGTGGGCATCCGCTACGTGGCCAAGTACTGCGGCAAGCTGCGCTACCTCAACGCGAGGGGCTGCGAGGGCATCACGGACCACGGCGTGGAGTACCTCGCCAAGAACTGCGCGAAACTCAAGTCTCTGGACATCGGCAAATGCCCTCTGGTCTCCGACACGGGCCTGGAGTGCCTGGCCCTGAACTGCTTCAATCTCAAGCGGCTCAGCCTCAAGTCCTGCGAGAGCATCACGGGCCAGGGCTTGCAGATCGTGGCGGCCAACTGCTTCGACCTGCAGATGCTGAACGTGCAGGATTGCGAGGTGTCCGTGGAGGCCCTGCGCTTCGTGAAACGCCACTGCAAGCGCTGCGTCATCGAGCACACCAACCCTGCCTTCTTCTGA